In the Parashewanella tropica genome, ACGGGTATTCATGCTCAAGGCTGGACTCGACAACAAGCTATCGATTACATGGCGAAGAACTCAGCACTATCATTGCACAATATCACCACCGAAGTTGATCGCTATATTTCATGGCCGGGGCAGGCGTTATCTTATAAAATTGGAGAATTAACCATTAAGCGATTGCGTAACAAAGCCGAGCAAGCATTGGGACAACAATTTGATATTCGCGCCTTTCATGATGCAATTTTAGCCCAAGGCTCTGTAACTTTACCGATCTTAGAGCAACAAATTGATGATTTTATTGCTCAGCAGCAAGCCAAAAATTAAAGGACATTGATCCAACGAATGACGACACGGCAATACTCCAGTGAACACGCCATCCACACTCCAGAGCAGCAAGCCCTATGGGAGAAGGTGGAACATGGCCTGTTACCCATTAACGCGAATATAACGCTGGCGTATTGTCAATTATTGCAACCACATACAACCAAAGCGATCGTCATTAGCTCTGGCCGTATTGAGTGTTATGAAAAATACAAAGAGCTTATCTACGACTTATATCAGCAAGGCTATTCGGTGTATTGTTTGGATCATCGTGGTCAAGGTTTATCATCGCGTTTAACCAAAAACCCACACATGGGGCACGTTAATAAATTTAACGATTATGTCGATGACTTTGGAAAATTCATCCAACAAGTTGTCAAACCCAAAAAACACGAGCAGTTATTTTGCCTCGCGCATTCAATGGGGTGCGCCATCGCCGCACTCTACATGCAATTTCACACTCAAACCTTTAATGCTGCTGTATTTTCAGCACCAATGTTTGGGGTCAACTTACCGATACCGAGGAAGTTAGTGGATTTCCTAGCGACCTGTTTAGATTCATCTAAACGCCCTCGATATATTATCGGTGGCCGAGATTTTAGATTTAAGCCTTTCAGCACCAACAAACTGACATCAAGTAAAGCGCGTTATCAAGCCTTTCATGATCTTTATCGAAAACGCCCCACTGTTCAGCTTGGCGATCCCACCAATCGCTGGTTGTTAGAGGCTTTGCATGCGGCAGACCGCTGTTGGCCAGCCATAGCAGGTATGCGTGCCCCGATCCTGCTATTAAAAGCCCAAGCCGATACCATTATTGATAACCATAAAATCGACAAATACTATAGGTCGATGAAACACATTGGTTTAGGTGAGATCAAAAGCTTTGCTGGCGCTAAGCATGAACTCTTTGTTGAATCCGATGAAATTCGTACTCAAGTACTCGACGCGGCCTTAGATTTTTTCGATAAACACCAAAACCAGCCGTTGCCTTCTTTACACAAGTCCGTGCTGTAGTTTTGGTGATCAGAAGTCAGCAAATATTGTAAAATGCTTTTTTTCTTCAAAACTTAGGAAGTTGTATGTTCCATATCGCCTTATATGAACCCGAAATCGCCCCAAATACGGGAAACATTATTCGATTATGTGCCAATACTGGAACACATCTGCACCTTATTGAACCACTGGGTTTTGATTTTGAAGAAAAGAAGTTACGCCGTGCAGGGTTAGATTACAAAGATCTTACCAACGTTACACGCCATAAAGATTTTGCGGCGTTTTTAAAAGCCGTTGAAGGTAAACGTATTATGGCTTGTACCACCAAAGGCAGTCGCCCTCATTCTGAGCTGACGTTTGAAAAAGACGATGTGTTGCTGTTTGGCCCTGAAACGCGTGGATTGCCTGCTGATATTATTGAAGCTACGCCAACGGATCAACGCTTACGCATCCCTATGGTGCCGAGCAGCCGCAGCCTGAACTTATCTAATTCAGTGGCTGTGATCTGCTATGAAGCCTGGCGCCAATTGGGCTATGAAGGTGCGCTTTGATTTAATCTAAAGGCTGGTGTTTTTGCTTTCCAGCCTCTACGCCACTTGTTGTAAGGGTTTACGTTTTTTGAGCTCTTTTAGATACATTTCATGTAAATCAGGATCTCGTTCACTCAAGGCATTCAGTTCGAGTTGATACTCTTCCTCATTGTTCAGCTTTAACGCATCCATTGTTTCCATCAAACGAGGCAGTTGTAGCGACTTGATCCAGAGTTGATACACATTCGGGCTACACTGTTTCAACATAGCTAATCGTTTTTCATACATATCATTGGACTCAAACATCAATTCTCTGAGTGTTTCTAATTGCCGCTCATTTTCAAGTTTTACACCCTGATACTGACGCATCATAACAGTTCTAAAATCGCGTGCTCTTAAACTCGTGGTTGCTCTCTCTGTTTTTACTCTAGCCTTTGGGGAACCGTCTTTCTGATAAGCTGGGTTGAATTTAGTAGGTAAGCTTTGCGTCATATCAGTCATTGTCCGACTTGGCTGTGAATTAACAGCAGATGGTATAGGAGCAGGCTGCTTTTGAACGGGCGCCATACGATAATTGGCCAATTGTTTGTTCAACTGTTGCGCTGAACGCGACACGTACAACCCTGCGGTAAACCAATAACTTAGCCAACCAAGTATTCCGCCTTGACGTACGAATGTCGAGTTTTTAACTGCCGTCACTTGATAGACTTTTTTTGACCCCGTCTTATCACAACGAACGGTCAATTCACCATCTATATTACCCGCTTTCAGTGCTTCAGCTTGCTCAAATGCATGAAACTCAAGTTTGCGGGCGTTAATGTTTTTAACTCTGATGAAACCTAAACTCATAGAAAACCTCCTAGTAATTAGGAGAGGCTACTTACGGGCAGATAATGAATAGGAAGTGTTATAAATCCGTCTATAAATTAGTCTCTTACTCATATAGATTAGGCTTTTTATGGATAAATTCCATAAGATTAAGTAAAGGTAATCTACTGGAAATATGCGCATCATTTCCAAGCATATTTAGGGCATAAAAAAGGCTTAAACCGTATGATTTAAGCCATTAAGATTTATAGAAGTCAAAAACTATTTGGCATCAAAACCCACATCTTTAATATCGACTTGAGTCACTTTGCCATATTTAGCCGCAATCGGTGCAATCTTAGCGGCATTACCTACCAGTACGAATTGTAAGTTGTTACGAGGGAAGTAAGTATCAATAATGCGTTTAGTATCTGCAACCGTTAGGCTGTTAACCTTGTTTTCAAAGTCATTGATATAACTATCACCAAATCCATACAAGTACATGTTTCCAAGTAATCCAGCCAATTGACCATTGGTTTCAAAGTCAGGTGGGAATTGCCCTTTTACATAGGCTTTCGCGGATTTCAAGGTTGCTGCATCAATGCCTTGTGACCATAGGCGATCATAGGTTTTTAACGCTAAATCGATGGCTTCTTGAGTGGTTGAGGTTTTGGTAAATGAGCTAATACGGAATAATCCTGCTTTTGAATATTCACTAAAACCAGAGCCTGCGCCATAAGTAAGACCCGCGTTTACACGCAGTTCATCATTAAGCCATGAGGTGAAACGTCCACCCAAAATGGTGTTCACTACGCTAATGGCAACCGAGTCTGGATTATCAAACGCGATCCCTTTGCCGCCAATGATAAAGCGCGTTTCAATGGCATCGCCCTTATTCACCAATAACACACGGCTACTATTGTAACTTGGAAGGTTGGCGCTTAAATCTGGTTGACTGACAGAATGTGTATTCTTCCATCCACCTAACGCTTGATCCAGCTGAGCTTTCACCTGGGCAATATTAAAATCACCCACGACAGTAATAGCAGTATTACTCGGCTGATAATACTGTTTGTAGAAGCGCTTTAAGGTGGCAACATTGATTTTTTTCAGGCTATTGCGATCACCTGATGTTGGATTTCCATAAGGCTGCTTGCCAAACATAAACTTATTGAAATAGCTGCCAATCACATTACGAGGGCTTTCTTTTGCTTGAGCCAGCCCAGCAATTTGTTGCTTCTTCATTTTGGCAAATTCAGCACTGTCGAATTTGGGCTTAGTCAGTACTGAGGTAAAGATAGGCAACATGGTGCCCATGTCTTTAGCCATAAAGCTGCTGTTTACCGAGCTGCCTTCACGGCCAGCTCCTGTACCCAAACTTGCGCCTAAGAAGTCGACCGCGTTTTCAATTTGCGTTTTGCTTTGATTACCCGCACCTAATACTAAGGCTTCTGCCGTCATTCCGGCTTCACCCGAAATTTGATCGTTGACGCTACCAGCGCGTACTACGGCATTCATGGTGATCAAAGGCACTTCTTTACGCTGCATCAAATACACGGTTAAACCGTTATCCATTTGATACTTTTCGTACTTTGGCATTGAAAACTGACTGCTTGCCTCAACCGAGACTTGCGCAGGTGATGACCCAACCGTTGTCGATTTACATCCAGTCAGTGCCAAGCTTCCCATGGCTAACGCCATCACACACGCTTTCGTTAATGGCGAGTATTTCATTTGCTATTCTCCTCTTTCGCCGCTAATACACCTACCGTGCGATTCGATTTGATCAGATAGGTTTTCGCCACTCGCTGAATATCAGCAGGGGTCACTTTGCTATACAGTTTTGGGGCATCAAACAGTTTTTTGTAACTGCCGAAGTACACTTCGTAAGTACCAATGGTATTGGCCTTACCGTTAATGGTTTCCATGGTTTTGTAGAACCCCATCAACTTCATATTTTTCACTTTTTCCAGCTCTTTTTGCTTCACACCGTTTTTAGCAATGTCATTGATTTGATCAATCAAGGCACGCTCTAACTTGTGCTCAGACACACCTGGAGCTGCGATGCCATACACGTAGAACAGGTTAGGATCGAACGCCGTCGGCATATAGGTTTCAGCAGCTAAAGCCACTTGCTTATCCACTAAGCCTTTATAAAGGCGAGAACTTTTACCATCGCTTAAGATCGACGACAGGATATCCAGTGCGTAGTAATCGTCAGATTTCGCATTCGGCGTGTGGTAGGCCAGCATTACATTTGGGGTACTGACCGAGGCTTTTTTCACAAATAAACGACGCTCGCCCGTTTGCTTTGGCTCAACAGTACGCACTTTAGCTGGCGGTGTCTGCGCTGGAATCGGCGCAAAGTATTTATTGGCTAGGCGCTTCACATTATCCAGTTTTACATCACCTGCAATCACCACGACTGCATTGTTCGGTGCATAGTACGTTTTGTGGTAATTCACTAAGTCTTCTAGCGTCCATGCGTGGATATCCGATTCCCAACCGATCACCGGCCAAGAATACGGATGAGCACTAAAGGCCACACTTTTTAGTGGACCTTGCAATGCACGCCAATTTGAGTTTTCCAAACCCGTTCTGCGCTCAGATGCCACGACATTTCGCTCACTTTCCACCATTTTAGGATTGATATCGAGGTGAGCAATACGATCTGCTTCTAAATCAAAGATGGTTTCGATTGAACTGGCAGGAAACCAATCGGTATAAACCGTAAGATCTTCGGTAGTGTAAGCATTATTGGCACCGCCATTGGCTTCCATGGTGCGGTCGAACATCTTAGGTCCGTATTTTTTGGCACCGTTAAACATCATGTGTTCAAAGAAGTGTGAGATCCCAGTGATCCCCGGCACTTCATTACGAGAGCCCACTTTCCAGAACAAATACATATTGGCATTCGGAATAGAATCGTCCTCAAGTACCATGATTTTCATACCGTTATCGAGGGTAAAGCTCTTTACATCAGCCGCCGTCGTTGCTGATGCCGTAGTCGAGGCAAACAGTATACTGAGCGATAACGCGAGCGCACTCAATTGTCGTTTCATCTTGATAATTACCTTTTTTCAGTTAAATTTGCGATAGCCAAGCTAGTCATGGCTTCAACACCCAATTTCAATGCCGATTCATCCACATAAAAACTGGGTGAATGGTTCGCCGCCACTTTTGATAAATCTTGATCTTTAGGGGTCACACCTAAAAAGAAAAACAACCCCGGTGTCTCTAGCGCATAATATGAGAAATCTTCAGCCCCCGTAATAAGACTTGGCTCTATCAGATTTCCTTTACCAACGACACTTTCTAATACTGGACGCATTTGCTTAACCAACTCGGGGTTGTTAACTGTTACTGGATATCCATGTTGGATCTCAGTCAATGTCGATGCTCCTAGCGTTTGTGCGGACAAACTGGCAATTTCAGGTAAGCGCTTTTTAATGTCCTTACGCATGCCTTGATCAAAGGTACGAATGGTGCCAATCAATTCCACTTCATCAGGAATAATATTGCTACGAATACCACCGTTAATGGCACCAAAGCTGACTACGGCTGGCGCTTTAGTCACATCGACCTGACGGCTGATGATGGTTTGCACGCTATTGATCACCTGAGCCGAAGCGACAATGGGGTCAACCCCTTGCCATGGACGAGAACCATGCGTTTGCTTACCTTTGACCTTAATCGTAAAGGAATCTTCGCTTGCCATGGCTGGGCCGCTTCTTAGTGCAATCGTTCCCGTATGCATGCTGGAAGTCACATGAAGACCTAATACTTTTTCAGGCTTTCGCTTAGCAAACAGTCCTTCTTTTAGCATCAACTCAGCGCCACCTTCTTCACCAGCTGGCGCCCCTTCTTCAGCAGGCTGAAAGATAAACATGACATCCCCTGCCAGTTGATCTTTCATCTTAACCAGATTGTGAGCAACACCCAGTAACATCGCCACATGAGTATCATGACCACAAGCATGCATTACGCCGACTTTTTGGCCACGATATTCAGCCGTTGCCTTTGATGCAAATGGAATGTCTACTTGTTCAGTCACTGGCAAGGCATCCATATCGGCACGAAGTGCAATCAGTGGCCCCTGCTTACCGCCTTTCAGCATGGCAACCACACCAGTGTGAGCTATATTGATTTGTACTTCGAGCCCTAAAGCACGTAACTCTTCAGCCACCAGCTTACTGGTATTAAATTCGCGATTGGAAAGCTCAGGGTGTTGATGAAGCTGGCGACGTAACTCGATAACACGAGGTTCGATATCAGCGGTTAAAGATTTAGGCGTGGCGGCTTGAAGGTGAGTCGTAGACAGTAG is a window encoding:
- a CDS encoding alpha/beta fold hydrolase; the protein is MTTRQYSSEHAIHTPEQQALWEKVEHGLLPINANITLAYCQLLQPHTTKAIVISSGRIECYEKYKELIYDLYQQGYSVYCLDHRGQGLSSRLTKNPHMGHVNKFNDYVDDFGKFIQQVVKPKKHEQLFCLAHSMGCAIAALYMQFHTQTFNAAVFSAPMFGVNLPIPRKLVDFLATCLDSSKRPRYIIGGRDFRFKPFSTNKLTSSKARYQAFHDLYRKRPTVQLGDPTNRWLLEALHAADRCWPAIAGMRAPILLLKAQADTIIDNHKIDKYYRSMKHIGLGEIKSFAGAKHELFVESDEIRTQVLDAALDFFDKHQNQPLPSLHKSVL
- the trmL gene encoding tRNA (uridine(34)/cytosine(34)/5-carboxymethylaminomethyluridine(34)-2'-O)-methyltransferase TrmL, with protein sequence MFHIALYEPEIAPNTGNIIRLCANTGTHLHLIEPLGFDFEEKKLRRAGLDYKDLTNVTRHKDFAAFLKAVEGKRIMACTTKGSRPHSELTFEKDDVLLFGPETRGLPADIIEATPTDQRLRIPMVPSSRSLNLSNSVAVICYEAWRQLGYEGAL
- a CDS encoding M16 family metallopeptidase codes for the protein MKYSPLTKACVMALAMGSLALTGCKSTTVGSSPAQVSVEASSQFSMPKYEKYQMDNGLTVYLMQRKEVPLITMNAVVRAGSVNDQISGEAGMTAEALVLGAGNQSKTQIENAVDFLGASLGTGAGREGSSVNSSFMAKDMGTMLPIFTSVLTKPKFDSAEFAKMKKQQIAGLAQAKESPRNVIGSYFNKFMFGKQPYGNPTSGDRNSLKKINVATLKRFYKQYYQPSNTAITVVGDFNIAQVKAQLDQALGGWKNTHSVSQPDLSANLPSYNSSRVLLVNKGDAIETRFIIGGKGIAFDNPDSVAISVVNTILGGRFTSWLNDELRVNAGLTYGAGSGFSEYSKAGLFRISSFTKTSTTQEAIDLALKTYDRLWSQGIDAATLKSAKAYVKGQFPPDFETNGQLAGLLGNMYLYGFGDSYINDFENKVNSLTVADTKRIIDTYFPRNNLQFVLVGNAAKIAPIAAKYGKVTQVDIKDVGFDAK
- a CDS encoding M16 family metallopeptidase, with the protein product MKRQLSALALSLSILFASTTASATTAADVKSFTLDNGMKIMVLEDDSIPNANMYLFWKVGSRNEVPGITGISHFFEHMMFNGAKKYGPKMFDRTMEANGGANNAYTTEDLTVYTDWFPASSIETIFDLEADRIAHLDINPKMVESERNVVASERRTGLENSNWRALQGPLKSVAFSAHPYSWPVIGWESDIHAWTLEDLVNYHKTYYAPNNAVVVIAGDVKLDNVKRLANKYFAPIPAQTPPAKVRTVEPKQTGERRLFVKKASVSTPNVMLAYHTPNAKSDDYYALDILSSILSDGKSSRLYKGLVDKQVALAAETYMPTAFDPNLFYVYGIAAPGVSEHKLERALIDQINDIAKNGVKQKELEKVKNMKLMGFYKTMETINGKANTIGTYEVYFGSYKKLFDAPKLYSKVTPADIQRVAKTYLIKSNRTVGVLAAKEENSK
- a CDS encoding amidohydrolase, producing MKLSTIATLIGLSTLLSTTHLQAATPKSLTADIEPRVIELRRQLHQHPELSNREFNTSKLVAEELRALGLEVQINIAHTGVVAMLKGGKQGPLIALRADMDALPVTEQVDIPFASKATAEYRGQKVGVMHACGHDTHVAMLLGVAHNLVKMKDQLAGDVMFIFQPAEEGAPAGEEGGAELMLKEGLFAKRKPEKVLGLHVTSSMHTGTIALRSGPAMASEDSFTIKVKGKQTHGSRPWQGVDPIVASAQVINSVQTIISRQVDVTKAPAVVSFGAINGGIRSNIIPDEVELIGTIRTFDQGMRKDIKKRLPEIASLSAQTLGASTLTEIQHGYPVTVNNPELVKQMRPVLESVVGKGNLIEPSLITGAEDFSYYALETPGLFFFLGVTPKDQDLSKVAANHSPSFYVDESALKLGVEAMTSLAIANLTEKR